GGTACTCCAGCTGCAGCTTATGGTACAGGCAGAGGAGCGTACGTTGATTGGCGTGATCATCCGGAACAGCGTACAAATGTCAGGGACCATGAGCTAGATGACACAGCGGCTAGTCCACGCAAACCGGAGGACTTACCTATGACTGATGTGGACAAGAACGCCAAGAAGAGATTGACTTTTGAGCAAACTAATCCTAAGGATACTGAGGTTTTAGCAATTACAAATGCTATGAATGTTGATGTTGACCTTGGCCCTACATTGAAACCTGAGGATAAGAATGATCATTCGGAGAAGGATAAGAAGAGACACAAGAGGGAAGATGGAACATCAATTTCTGGACAATCTTTTGGATCGGCGGCATCCTCCGAGGATGGCCGCCGGGACCAATGAATTGCATAGGTTTGAACTGTCGCGGGACGGGGAACTCCGCGACAGTTCGGGAGTTGTGCGTGCTTCAGCGTGCGCACCAAGCAAAAATGATGTTCCTATGTGAGACTCGGCAATCGTGTGAGCGTATCAAGCGTCTTAGAAGTCGGCTGGGCTtgcgaggttttgctggtaaggaTAGTATTGGTTCCAGCGGTGGTCTTGCACTTTTTTGGCACGAATCAGTCTTTGTGGATGTCCAAGAGTGTACAGATCGGTATATCGATGTCAAGATGAGGATAGCACCAGATGAACCAATTTTTCATGCTACATTTGTATATGGAGAGCCAAGGACGGAAAACAGATACCGTATGTGGTCTCAGTTAATTGCTCTACGTGCAGCATCATCACTACCATGGGTTCTTATGGGCGATTTCAATGAAGTGCTTTGGCCGTATGAGCACTTCTCGATTTGTCCACGCCCGGAACACCAGATGGCGGCATTTCGTGAATGTGTACAGCTCTGTGGTTTAAAAGATCTGGGGTTCAGTGGTCTCCCTTTCACTTATGATAACCAGCGAGGAGGGAGTAGGAATGTGCAGGTTCGGCTTGACCGAGCTCTTGCTGATGATCAATGGCGCGATATTTATACAGACTCCGCTGTGGTCCAGTTGGTCTCACCATGCTCGGACCACTGTCCAATTTTGTTATCTCTTGCTAAGGAGGTGGCTGAACAACAACATAGTAATCGCTGCATGCGATACgaatttttttgggagagagattCGGCTCTAAAGGAAATAATTGATTCCTCATGGAAAAACCTGGGTCACATGACTGATCTTGGAGGGGTTAATCGTGGACTGAATGATGTGATGAAAAACCTGCACAGGTGGGGTAACCGGAAGTTTGGTAACGTGACAAGGGAGTTGGCCAAACTAAGGGACAAGCTATCTGGTCTGCAAGCAGCAAATGCCCCTAGAGAGGAAATACGCATGACAAGGGATCAGATGAACGAGCTGCTTTATAAAGAAGAGATGATTTGGCTCCAGCGTTCACGTATTGATTGGCTCCGGGAGGGTGATCGAAACACGAAATTCTTCCATCATAAAGCAGTATGGAGAGCTCGGAGAAACAAAATATCAAAACTACGTGATGAGCTGGGCGTTATCCAGACAGTGCCGACTGACATGCAGCGTATGGCTGTGTCATATTTCAAATCACTCTACACACGTGATCCTTCTCTCGATCACTCGCCTGTTACAAATTTAATCCAAGAACAAATAAATGCTGAGATGAATGAGATACTTTGCAAGGAATTTTCTGATGATGAAATTTCAGATGCGTTGTTTCAAATTGGCCCCATCAAGGCGCCTGGGCCTGATGGTTTTCCTGCAAGGTTTTACCAGCGAAATTGGGGTGTTTTGAAGAGTGAGATCATCCAAGCGGTTAAACACTTCTTTATTACAGGACATATGCCAGAAGGTGTCAACGATACATCTATTGTATTAATTCCCAAAGTTGATAATCCGTTGGAGCTGAAGGAGTACCGCCCTATTGGCCTATGCAACGTGTTATACAAAATTGTTTCTAAGTGTCTGGTGAATCGACTTCGACCAATGCTTGGTGAAGTCATATCAGAGAATCAAAGCGCCTTTGTACCTGGGCGTCTTATTACTGACAACGCACTTCTTGCGTTTGAATGTCTCCACTTCATGGAACATGGTACAAACACTAATTCATCCTTTTGCGCTTATAAGTTGGACTTGTCAAAAGCTTATGACAGGGTCGATTGGCCTTTCTTGGAGAGTACATTGCTGAAGATGGGGTTCTGTCATCGTTGGGTCCAGTGGATTATGTCGTGTGTGACAACGGTGAAGTATTCAATTAAATTTAATGGAACCTTATTGGAAGCTTTTTCTCCATCACGTGGGCTTCGCCAAGGGGATCCCTTATCCCCTTTTTTGTTCCTGTTTGTGGCGGATGGCTTATCTGCTTTATTGCAGAAGGAGGAGGTAGAGGCTGGTGGCATTTCTCCTATCAAGGTCTGCCGTAATGCTCCTGGAATCTCACATCTCTTGTTTGCAGATGATACAATGTTATTTTTCAGAGCTTCAGAAGCCCAAGCTCTGAGGGTTAAACATGTCATCAATGTGTTTGAAACTAGCACAGGGCAGTTGATCAATCCTTCCAAGTGTTCTATCCTTTTTAGTGATTCATGCTCAGAAGTTAACCAGAGTACGGTGCGATCAACACTGGGTGTGGTGCAGCAAGAGTTTGATGCTAAGTATCTAGGCCTACCCACGCCGGATGGACGAATGCACAAAGGAAGATTTCAGAATTTGCAAGCTCGTTTGAGTAAGAGACTCATCGAGTATGGTGACAGCCTGCTAGCCCAAAGTGCAAGGGAGATTCTTATTAAATCAATAGCCCAAGCAATTCCAATTTATGTTATGGGTGTTTTCAAGTTACCAATGGGAATTTGTGATGATCTCACACGATTGATTCGTGATTACTGGTGGGGTTCGAAGAATGGTAAGCGTAAAATACATTGGGTTAACTGGCAGCAACTTCTGAGACCTAAAGAACAGGGGGTCTGGGCTTCCGTGATATGCGGGTATTTAACCAGGTGCTCCTAGCGCGTCAAGCATGGAGATTAATAGAGAACCCGGATAGCCTGTGTGCGCGTGTTCTGAAGGCGAAATATTTCCCCCAAGGTGATTTGTTGGATACTGTCTTCACTGGTAATCCTTCGTCCACTTGGACAGCTATATCGTATGGCCTAGAACTTCTGAAAAAGGGTGCTATTTATCGTGTTGGCAATGGTACAAGCATCCGAGTGTGGAGGGATAATTGGATTCCACGAAGCTCATATATGAAGGTTCTCACTCCTCAACGCAATCATCGCATCCGGCGAGTTTCAGAGCTCCTCGATGAAAATCTTCAATGGAAGGAAGCACAGATTAGAGAGATATTCCTACCCGTGGACGCTGATTTGATCCTCAAAATCAAGCCATCTACACGTCTTCCTGTAGACATCATTGCGTGGCAACCTGAGAAAACAAGGGTGTTCTCTGTCAGTAGTGCGTACAAACTTGGCTTACAAGATCTGCCAGAACAACGCTCTTTTACAACTTGTAGTAACCGACCAACTGGTGCAGATTTATGCTGGTCTAGAATATGGCAGGCGTCAGTGCCTCCGAAAGTCAAAGTGTTCGCATGGAAGGCCGCGACAAATGCTCTAGCTACTGAAGTCAACAAACGGCAGCGAGGTATGAAGGTAACTGGCATTTGCAAAATTTGTTGTCATGAGATGGAGGACATTACACATGCACTTCTGCGATGCCCGCATGCTGCTTCTCTCTGGAATACAATGCGTGGTATTTGGCACATCCCACCTGCCTCTGAATTTCAGTTCAGCTCAACAAAGTGGATGCAAACTGTGTTGAATGTAATCCCATCAAACATGATTGATATGTTCCTTTTGGTGTTATGGCGAGCCTGGTATGAACGCAATGAAGCAACTCATGAAAAGCCTCTACCATCTACGGAAGGGTCCAAGAGATTCCTAACCAATTATTTAAACACACTAAGGAATGTAAAGGAAATGTCTACTGAAGAGATTCTGAAAGGCAAAAAGCCAGTTGGAGGCAAAACGACTGACACTACTCAGCATTGGACAGCGCCCCCTGCTAAGCGATGGCAGCGTCCTATTCCGGGCTGGGTGAAACTGAATATTGATGGATCAGTTAAGCTAGAAGATGGCACTGCTGGTTCTGGAATGGTTCTGCGTGATGAAACAGGCCAAGTCATCTTCTGTGCATGCCGCCAGCTCCTTGGATGTGATGATCCATATGAATCGGAAGTTAAAGCATGTGAAGAGGGTCTTCGGCTAGCATTACAATTGACTACCAAACCCATTATCGTCGAGACAGACTGTTCAAACTTAATCATGGCTGCTACAGGGAAGTCACAAGACCGCTCCGTCCTGGTGCATTTTATTTCAGAGATTAGATTTTTGAGCAGTACTAGACAAATATCCTTTGTAAAAGCGGATCGTTTGCAGAATAGGGTTAGTCACGGTCTTGCAAACTTTGCAAGATCCGAAGCGCGAACTATGGTGTGGCTTGGTTCGGGTCCTGATTGTGTTGTTCAGGAGCTAAACCTTGACCTCGATGTAACCCCTACTGCTTAATATATCCTCTTTTGCccgcgcaaaaaaaaaaaaagaatcagAGCACAAACGAAGAAGACAGCCAATTATAGATGCAGCACCAGACGAAACTCATGGTTTAGCCAGTCTCTTGCAAACCAGTCATACTGAATACTGATGGTTACAACTAAAGTACATGAAGCTAGCACATACCGTCTTCACACCATCTAAGATACTTAATTAGTCCTACTTACCAATGGATTTCAACACAAACGCACTTACTCCTGATAGGTGGTAAAGGGAAATTCTATATAACTTCCCTTTGCATATTTGCCACCCACCATCTAAATCTGAAGTACCAACCTAGTTCAAGAAAGAGGAAGCTCACTTACTCCTGATAGTCTGATTCAACTGGCAAAGAAAGCTCTCCATAGCTTCCCCTTGCACATTTGGAACCAGCTCTCTCTTTCTGTCCTCTTTCTGGAGACATCAGGGTCCGCACCTATGCTCAAAACACGATCCCTCACAGCTGTTAATACCGCATCCAAAGTAGTCATTTTCCTCACAAGAGAGTTCTTATCCGCAGCATCAAGACAAAGTAAGAAGGCCTCTGTCTCTAAAATTTTCGATTCGACATCATTAGTCAAAGCTCCTTTGAATGATTGTAATGCTTGGGCAAGGATAGGCGTAGCTTGTTCTGTGCCCACAGGACCCCCATCTTCTCCACTGCATCCAGCACCTTTGGATTTTGAATTCTGCTGTGATATAGAGGGAATTCAGTAAGAGAAGAATTCAAGTGTTTGTATAGAAAAATTTGTGCAAGGCAATAAATTCTAGAGAAATAGATCATTTTATCTAACCACTGATAGAAGTGGCAGAAAGTGAAGTAAGATGCTGTTACACCACTGCCATCTCATAATGGTTAGCAACATAAATTAATTACGAACAGAGAACTATTTTAGTGGACAAAGATTTACGGCCTTAAAAATCAGCAATACAACATTTTATATACTTATGCTATCGCAGTATCATTATAACACAGTATAATCTGTAATTGAAGTCCTGCCTATGAGTAGTTATACAGGCAAGGCACGTTACAGTGACTATAAAATCCAAGCAATGCAAGAAGCCAATGCTCTCAAGTGTAATTTCATTGCATACGATCTCGTAGCTACAAACATATGAAGAAAGTTTACCGGCATCGGGAGACATAAAAGCATGGTCTTACTTACCGTGTTGTGCACCAAAGACGGAGGCCACTCCATGATGTAAGGAGTGATAGGGCAGGGAATCTGTCGTTCACTCTTAAACATCTCACACAGCTCCCCTGTTTCCAGGGAGAAGGCTAGGAACCACTCAGAGGATTTGAAGAGGTCGCTGAAATCCTTCCAGTGGCAAATGGAGAGGTACACAAAGCCATCCATAACCGCCATAATCCGCACCTTAGTTTTATCCTGCGCCGAGCACTCCATGATGTCCTTAAAAACCGTGAGCAGCGGAAACATTTTGCCTAGCATAAATCTCTCGACACCATCCTGGTCGGCTGCCCAGACCCAAGTAAGAAGGGTGTGCTCCTCGACGCTTACGACGCAGAGCTTCCCGTCCTTGGTCTGGCCGACCTTAAACCCTGAATATCCGGCTGAATAAACCCCTTTGAAATGTGGCGGCAGATCCATTCGCGAGAGCTGCAAGGTAGCTGTGTTGAGCACGAGAATGTAGCCCTCTCTATCATGTTCCCAGCAGACAAACCCATCCATCACCGTGCGGGTTGTGCGCCTGTCGCCCTCGGACAGCAGCGTCGCAGCCTCCGGGAAGATCTGCCACTCCATGGTGTTTGATGAGAAGACAGCGAGGCGTACCGAAGACCATGAGTGGTCGTGGCGGACACAGACCACGCGGGACGGCCTCTGGCCCTCTTCGGCGGAGAGTGTGTAGAACTCAAGGATGGTGCCGCGGGTGGTGTGGCGGGGATCCTTGGGGCAGAGATCCAGGGCCTTGGTTTGGGGGTTGTAGCAAGCAAGCTGCTTGGTGCCCCGGTTCTCGAGGGTGACGTAACCATTGACGTAGGGAATGGAGGAGCCGGAGAGATTGACCCCCCAAACGGAAGCAGCGTTGTCGTCTCGGAGGATGGTGCGGAAGAAATCGGTGGCGGCGTCGAGGTTCAGGTTGGAGGGGCGCCATGCGGTGGTGAAGGCAGGTACGGCGCGCATGTGTGGTGTGAGGAAGAGGGCGAGGAGGGGAGACGCGTGGAGGCCGCGGAAGCGGCGGCGGAAGGCGGGGGATGAACGGACGGCGCCAAGGAAGGCGCGGCAGGTGAAGGCCGCACAGGCGAGGCTTGGAAGGTCGGGGAGGCGGAGCAAGATCTCCCGGAGTAGGTCGCCGTCGAGAGCAGCTATGGTGGTGGGAGCGGGAGGATTAGGGTAATCCGCCGGCGGCCGCCGCGACGGCTGGGAAGCCATGGCTGATTGGCTGGTGAGTTCGAGCCCCGGCGGCCGCGGATTTGGAACGGCCGGGCCGACGAACTGAAATGGAGACCTAGCCGCTTTTGGGGGCGCCGTGCCTGATGAATCCTGTACAACGGTCCAGCAATTTTCCAttgcctcttttttttttttttttgagatgattTTCCATTGGCTCTCTCGATGGAGGATATTTTGTTGGTACACATACACTTATCGACTATCGGGGTCCGACTGGAAACAAATAATCGGACCTCCCCACCACCGTCCATCCCATCTCCATCAAATGGCCAGTTTTGCATCTCATATATTTAGCAACGCACATTTTGCTGACGTGTAATCACTAAATTTGCGGTCAGTTACCTTTCTTCCACCTTATCTTCCTAAATTGTCTCCCCCAAACCAAATAGATCCGCACACAAACACCAACTATTCCTCTCCCCGCTTCTCTCCTTCTCCACCCCTCTCCCCCTTGAGAGCTGGTCGCTGCTCCTCGCTCCAGTCCCTCTGGCCGCCGGTGCTTGCACTGGTTTGTGTAGAGGTGGATTAGGATGTTGGACTCCTCTATCTAGTAGTATTAGGAGTAGGTGTAGGTCTAGATCTAGGTTTCTGGGTTTTACCCATGTGGAGTCTTGCGCCATGCCATGGAGGAGTTCATTACCGGAATTTGTGAGCAGCTGGTGGTGGTGGGTGGTGATGTGTTGGTTTCGGCGGTGCTTcggaggttgaagacgaaggCGTCTAACAACTACATCTCCCCCTCCTCGTCAATAAAGCTCACCAGGTTCGTTGGTGCGTGTGGTCTAAACTGGTGGAGTTCCAGTTCATCTTCTTCTCTGTCATGTCGTGGAGGTGAGGGGAGAAGGGGCGGTGGAGTTGTGGTGTTCAGATGACACCGATCTCTGCTGCGATGGAGATACGAATTCGAGCTCAACAACGCAAGAGGCATCCTCGCCTCGGCGATCTTTGGTCGAAATGGTggctcttcttcaacctctgatgCAGAGGCCCTTCACCACTTTTGCTGGAGCTCGTCCCTTCTCTAccaccaagtggtgcgtccccggtggcttggaggtgtgatacgtctcaaacgtatctataatttcttatgttccatgctagttttatgacaatactcacatgttttatatacactttatattattttgatgcatttttcggcactaacctattaacaagataccgaagcgccagttcctgttttctactatttttggtttcagaaatcctacacagaaaatattcagggaattggacgaaacaaaagcccacggtcttattttccacggagccttccagaagtctgaagaggagacgaagaggggcgacgaagcggccacaccctaggggggcgcggccccacccctggccgcgccgccctatggggtgggcccctcgagcatcccccgactctgccccttcgcctatatattctctccgtcgcgaaaaccctagtaccagagacgccaccgccgtcaatcccatctcgcgggattctgaagatcgcctccggcaccctgccggagaggggaatcatcaccggagggctctacatcaccatgcccgcctccggactgatgcgtgagtagttcatccttggactatgggtccatagcagtagctagatggttgtcttctcctcttgtgctatcatgtttagatcttgtgagctgcctatcatgattaagatcatcttattgtaatgctacatgttgtgtttgttgggatccgatgaatatggaatactatgtcaagttgattattgatctatcatatatgtgttgtttatgatcttgcatgctctccgttgctagtagaggctctggccaagttgatacttgtgactccaagagggagtatttatgctcgatagtgggttcatgcctccattgaatgcaggacgatgtgagaaagttctaaggttatggatgtgctgttgccactagggataaaacatcaatgctttgtctaaggatatttgtattgtttacattacgcatagtacttaatgcaattgtctgttgtttgcaacttaatactggaagaggtgcggatgctaacccgaaggtggactttttaggcatagatgcatgctagatggcggtctatgttctttgtcgtaatgccctaagtaaatctcatattagtcatcatgatatgtatgtgcattgctatgttctctctatttgtcaattgcccgactgtaatttgttcacccaacattctatttatcttattggagagacaccactagtgaactgtggatcccggtccattcttttacatctgaaatacaatctactgcaatcattgttctctgctgttctttgcaaataaacatcattctccacaccatacgtttaatcctttgtttacagcaagccggtgagattgacaacctcactgttaagttggggcaaagtatttttattgtgttgtgcaggttccacgttggcgccggaatccctggtgttgcgccgcactacactcctccatcaacaaccttcacgtggccttcatctcctactggttcgataaaccttggtttcttactgagggaaaac
This Lolium perenne isolate Kyuss_39 chromosome 1, Kyuss_2.0, whole genome shotgun sequence DNA region includes the following protein-coding sequences:
- the LOC127296316 gene encoding uncharacterized protein isoform X2 — its product is MENCWTVVQDSSGTAPPKAARSPFQFVGPAVPNPRPPGLELTSQSAMASQPSRRPPADYPNPPAPTTIAALDGDLLREILLRLPDLPSLACAAFTCRAFLGAVRSSPAFRRRFRGLHASPLLALFLTPHMRAVPAFTTAWRPSNLNLDAATDFFRTILRDDNAASVWGVNLSGSSIPYVNGYVTLENRGTKQLACYNPQTKALDLCPKDPRHTTRGTILEFYTLSAEEGQRPSRVVCVRHDHSWSSVRLAVFSSNTMEWQIFPEAATLLSEGDRRTTRTVMDGFVCWEHDREGYILVLNTATLQLSRMDLPPHFKGVYSAGYSGFKVGQTKDGKLCVVSVEEHTLLTWVWAADQDGVERFMLGKMFPLLTVFKDIMECSAQDKTKVRIMAVMDGFVYLSICHWKDFSDLFKSSEWFLAFSLETGELCEMFKSERQIPCPITPYIMEWPPSLVHNTNSKSKGAGCSGEDGGPVGTEQATPILAQALQSFKGALTNDVESKILETEAFLLCLDAADKNSLVRKMTTLDAVLTAVRDRVLSIGADPDVSRKRTERESWFQMCKGKLWRAFFAS
- the LOC127296316 gene encoding uncharacterized protein isoform X1 yields the protein MENCWTVVQDSSGTAPPKAARSPFQFVGPAVPNPRPPGLELTSQSAMASQPSRRPPADYPNPPAPTTIAALDGDLLREILLRLPDLPSLACAAFTCRAFLGAVRSSPAFRRRFRGLHASPLLALFLTPHMRAVPAFTTAWRPSNLNLDAATDFFRTILRDDNAASVWGVNLSGSSIPYVNGYVTLENRGTKQLACYNPQTKALDLCPKDPRHTTRGTILEFYTLSAEEGQRPSRVVCVRHDHSWSSVRLAVFSSNTMEWQIFPEAATLLSEGDRRTTRTVMDGFVCWEHDREGYILVLNTATLQLSRMDLPPHFKGVYSAGYSGFKVGQTKDGKLCVVSVEEHTLLTWVWAADQDGVERFMLGKMFPLLTVFKDIMECSAQDKTKVRIMAVMDGFVYLSICHWKDFSDLFKSSEWFLAFSLETGELCEMFKSERQIPCPITPYIMEWPPSLVHNTQNSKSKGAGCSGEDGGPVGTEQATPILAQALQSFKGALTNDVESKILETEAFLLCLDAADKNSLVRKMTTLDAVLTAVRDRVLSIGADPDVSRKRTERESWFQMCKGKLWRAFFAS